Proteins from a genomic interval of Rubinisphaera italica:
- a CDS encoding aldo/keto reductase, with the protein MQSITLGKTGLEITPVSFGAFKLGRNQGIKYPQSYDLPSDAETERILNRVLDLGVGLIDTAPAYGLSEERIGQFVSHRRDEFCLSTKTGETFLNGESHYDYSAEGTRLSVERSLRRLRTEVLDLVLVHSNGRDICIQEQTDVVPTLQRLKEQGKIRAIGFSGKQVAGAQLALHWADVLMIEYHIGDSSHSQIIEEAQSRGIGVLVKKGLASGHLAAQEAIRFVLGNRFVDSMVIGGINTDHLAANCHIANGLFGQYAA; encoded by the coding sequence ATGCAAAGCATAACTTTGGGCAAAACAGGTCTGGAGATCACTCCGGTCAGCTTTGGAGCCTTCAAGCTCGGACGCAATCAGGGCATCAAATATCCTCAAAGCTACGATTTGCCGAGTGATGCCGAGACCGAGCGAATTCTCAATCGCGTTCTTGACCTGGGAGTCGGACTGATTGACACGGCTCCTGCTTATGGACTCAGTGAGGAACGGATTGGGCAGTTTGTCAGCCACCGTCGGGATGAATTTTGCCTGTCGACGAAGACGGGTGAGACTTTTCTGAATGGCGAATCGCACTATGATTATTCTGCAGAAGGGACACGCCTGAGTGTTGAACGAAGTTTAAGAAGGTTGCGGACAGAGGTCCTGGACCTGGTGTTGGTTCACTCGAATGGGCGCGATATCTGCATTCAGGAGCAAACCGATGTCGTGCCGACTTTGCAACGACTTAAAGAGCAGGGTAAAATCCGTGCCATCGGTTTTTCCGGAAAGCAGGTCGCAGGAGCTCAGTTGGCACTCCATTGGGCGGATGTACTGATGATTGAATATCACATCGGCGATTCGAGTCACTCGCAAATTATTGAGGAGGCTCAATCCCGGGGGATCGGTGTGCTCGTGAAAAAAGGACTCGCTTCCGGACATCTGGCTGCCCAGGAAGCGATCCGGTTTGTGCTCGGAAATCGCTTTGTCGACAGTATGGTGATTGGTGGCATCAATACCGATCATCTCGCTGCAAATTGTCATATCGCCAATGGACTTTTCGGGCAATATGCGGCTTGA